Sequence from the Coriobacteriia bacterium genome:
CGGGATTTCCGGCTCGTACGACATCTCGGTCGCCGGATGGGACGGGCCGGGGGACACCGTGTGGGTCATGGCGCCTGCGGAGTTTGTCGTGGATTGGCTGGAGGTCACGCCGGATCCGCTGGACGTCAACACGAGTAGCCAGGCGACGGCAGAGGTCAGCGTTTCGAACATCGGCGACGTCGAGGGCGACTACGTCATCAGCCTCACCGTGGACGGAGCGGTGGTCGAGGAGCGCACGATTCACCTCGAGGCTGAGTCGACCGCAGAGGAGTTGTTCACATTCGCGGTGAGCGGTCCGGGCTCGCACGAGGTCGCGGCGGCCGACCAGGTCGCAACGCTCGACGCACATCAGATCCTGCGTCCCGACAATGGAACGGTTCTCATCAATCAGCTAAGCGGAGGGTCGAACGTCTTCACGGTTGTCAACAACAGCGAAGACGACGTGTTCGTAGTGATCTCGCAGCCGGGGGAGGCGCAGCCGGCGCTCCTTGCGGTGTATGTGACCGCTCAAAACGCCACCTCGGTCCGCGGAGTACGGGACACGACGTACGTCTGCTACTACATGGAAGGAGCCGGCTGGTGCGGGCACTGCCAGAGGTTCACGGAGGCGTTTGACTACGGTCGTTTCGATGCCACCGGCGAGCTCAAGAGTGGCGGCGGGATGTACACGGAGTCGGTCGTGACGTTCGGCATCAAGGAAGGCGACGGGACGCCGACCGAGAGCGTCGGCGAGGAGGACTTCCCGACGATGTAAGGATGCCAGTTCGGTTCGCCACCGACTCCTCGAACGGTTGACCGGGCCCGACGGAATCGGGCAGACCGCAGGAGGCGCACGATGGCCAAAGTCGTGTACTGCTCTGAGTGGCAGGGGCAGGTCTTCGTCATGCCCGACGGCACCTGCTCCAACGGACACGGCGCTCAATACCTTTCCGCATTCGGCGACGTAGGGTGACTATCGCCCGCTCAAGGCGTCTGGCGGCAACACACGTGCTACCAGTGGACGGATTGAGTGTCGGAGCAGGGACTGCAGTGGGGCCGACAATCCCTGCGTCATGGCATCGGTGAGGTCACAAATGCATCCACTAGCGCCCACCATGATGAAGCCAGGGCCCCGGATCCGTCCGGGGCCCTTTCGCATTCAGGAGCTGGCCTCGGAGTCGAGGACAGGCTCGCCGAAGTCGTCGCGCGGTAGCGGCGCTTCCTCGGACACGATCAGAGTCGCGGCACGTGGAATCACTCGCGCCGAGAAGGGCGTCGTCCCTTCGAGCACCTCGCCGTCGTACTCGAGTGGCAGTCGCGGCGTTGCGGTCACCTCGACGGACGAGGCGGTGTGGACTTCGAGCCCGGGACGTTCCGGATGTGCACTGAGCCGATCGAGCAGGGCGGCCCAGACGGCCGGGAGCAGGCCTGCCGCGGACATCGGTTTGACGACCACGACCTCGAAGAGGCCGTCCTGGGCATCCGCACCGTGGGTCACCGCGAGGTCGAACTGGATGCGCGCGAGGTTCATGAGCAGTACCGCGATGCCCTCGGTTTCGACGGTCCGGCCGTCGAGCGTCAACGTGAACGCCGAGGAAGTGGGGTTGAGGTTCTGGATCGCACCGATGATGTACGCGCCCTCGCCGAGCGTTGCCTTGAGGGGGTGCGCAGCCTCCATGATCCGGGCGTCGAACCCGGCGCCGGCAGCGATGGAGAAGCCGTACTTGCGGGCGATATGGCCGCCGGAGGGGGGAATCGTCAGCTCGCCCAGATCGATCGTCACGGTTCGCCCGGCGATGGTCGCCAGCGCGAGCTCGACGGGGTCGATCGGGATGCGCAGGTTCCGGGCGATCAGGTTGGCGGTCCCTGCGGGGTACGGGAGCACGGGGATGCCGGTGTCGCGCAGCGCGTAGGCGACGGCCGAGACCGTCCCGTCGCCGCCCGCCGCGACGATGCGCGCGTAGTCGCGGGCATCGCGAAGCAGGTGCTCCACGTCGGCATCCTCGCTGAGGAAGCGCATGGTGACCTCGACGCGGTGAGCGCCGAGTTCGCGAACGTACTCGGTAAGCCCCGAGTCACCGAACCCCGATCGGAGGTTGGTGACGATGAGGATGTTCATCCAGCCTCCTCGTGCGGTCGCAGCCGTTCGGCTACACTCAAACGGCACCCCGCGCGACCCCGACACGTCATTCCGGAGGTCCATTGTACATCTGTGACACGCAGGCTCTGGATGCTGTGCTTCCCGCGCTGGAAGCCGCAGACGTCCTCGCCATCGACACCGAGTTCATGCGCGAGCGCACCTACTACGCGCGCCTGTGCCTGCTGCAGATCGCGACCGCCGAGGACGTGTTCCTGATCGACACGATCGCCCTGGAGGGCGAGTTGGGCCGTCTCGCGAAGGTGCTCGCCGCCCCCGGTACCGTCAAGGTCTTTCACGCGGGGTCGCAGGACATCGAGGTCCTCTACCGGGCGACCGGGGTCACCCCGGGTCCCGTATTCGACACGCAGGTCGCCGCCACGCTCGCCGGCTTTCCCACGCAGGTAGGCTACGCGCAACTCGCGAAGGACCTCGTGGACGTGACGATCGACAAGGCCGACACGTTCACCGACTGGTCGGTGCGGCCGCTGTCCGATACGCAGCTAACGTACGCCGCCGAGGACGTGCGCCATCTGATCCGCATCTACGCGCTGTTGCGCGAGCGTCTCGAGCGTGAGGGCCGCCTCGGCTGGCTCGCCGAGGACTTCGATCGTCTTGCCGATCCGGCCACCTACGAGGTGGATCCCCACCTGCAGTACCTGAGGGTGAAGCGCGCCTCCACGCTCGACCGGCGGAGCCTCGGCGTCCTGCGCGAGGCCGCCGCGTGGCGCGAAACTGAGGCGCAGCGCCGTGATCTGCCCAAGCGCTGGCTCGTTTCGGACGAGAGCCTGGTTGAGATCGCACGTCGTCGGCCGAAGTCGATCGAGCAGCTGTCGGCTATCCGCGGTGTGAACGAGCGGGTCGCTTCGCGGCAAGGTGTGGGGCTTATCGAGGCGATCCGACGGGGCGAGCAGATTCCCGAAGCGGAGCTGCCGCGGATCCCCAAGCGTTCCCGGATGCCGCGTGATGCGCAGCCGCTCGCGGACCTTCTGTCTGCGGTCGTGCGCGTTCGGGCAGCCGAGCACGGTGTCGCCACCACACTCCTCGCGTCGCGCGCCGAGCTCGAGCGTTTCGCCGCCGGTGAGCGCGAGGGGCATCCGCTCTCCGAGGGCTGGCGACACACGCTCGTCGGCGCCGAGCTCGAAGCCATCCTCGCCGGCGCGGTGGACCTGCGCATAGTCGGCGGGCACATCGTCGTCGTGCCCGTGGAGTCGGTCGGCCATGGCGAGCGCTGAGCGGGCCCTCAGCGTCTCTGACGCGATGGCGCTCGCCAAGGGAGCGCTCGAGGGTGTGCGCGTCCGCGTGGTGGGCGAGGTGAGCGAGCTCACCGACAAGCCGGGCTACAAGGCCGTCTACTTCTCGCTCAAGGACGGCGGCGCGGTGATGCCGTGCCTCATGTGGCGGGACGCGTACGCTGCCGCCGGAGTGACCATCGCCGACGGCGGGCTCATCGAGATCGCGGGATTCTTCACCGCCTACCCGGCCAAGGGTCGACTCCAGTTCCAGGTGCGCCGGCTCGTGCTTGCCGGTGAGGGCGTGCTGCGCCTACAGGTGGCAGACCTCGCCCGTAGGCTGGAGGCCGAGGGGCTGATGCGCGACGAGCGCAAACGGCCGCTGCCGGCGTTCCCCGCGCGGATCGGCGTGGTCACCTCACCGCGCGGCAAGGCGGTGCACGACATCCTGCGAACGCTCGAACGTCGGTATCCCGCTGCCGAGGTGGTGATCGCAGGCGTGCAGGTGGAGGGCGAGGGCGCGGTCGCCGAGATCGTTCGCGGCATCGAGGCGGTCTCGAACGCTCCAGGCGTGGATGTGCTCATCCTCGGCCGGGGCGGCGGGAGCTACGAGGACCTGATGCCCTTCAACAGCGAGGCGGTCGCCCGTGCCGTCGTGGCAAGCCCCGTGCCTGTGGTGACCGGCATCGGTCACGAACCGGACACGTCGATCGCCGACATGGTCGCGGATCTGCGTGCATCCACGCCGACGGCCGCAGCCGAGGCCGTGGCACCTGAAGCGGCCGACATGCGCCGCCGGCTCCACTCCCAGCAG
This genomic interval carries:
- the xseA gene encoding exodeoxyribonuclease VII large subunit encodes the protein MASAERALSVSDAMALAKGALEGVRVRVVGEVSELTDKPGYKAVYFSLKDGGAVMPCLMWRDAYAAAGVTIADGGLIEIAGFFTAYPAKGRLQFQVRRLVLAGEGVLRLQVADLARRLEAEGLMRDERKRPLPAFPARIGVVTSPRGKAVHDILRTLERRYPAAEVVIAGVQVEGEGAVAEIVRGIEAVSNAPGVDVLILGRGGGSYEDLMPFNSEAVARAVVASPVPVVTGIGHEPDTSIADMVADLRASTPTAAAEAVAPEAADMRRRLHSQQRLLGRALTHLVSAESHRLRLIEQRPVFRDPMTFLAGRMQALDSLADALGRALPASLARQTEAVEHVRRALGRLGVQLLGSHEARLGRFTERSVAAGRQLVLSAERDAAMAAARLDDLSPLAILGRGYAVCYGAEGAIVRSSAQVSPGERVRVRLGQGRLGCIVETTETEE
- the rnd gene encoding ribonuclease D — encoded protein: MYICDTQALDAVLPALEAADVLAIDTEFMRERTYYARLCLLQIATAEDVFLIDTIALEGELGRLAKVLAAPGTVKVFHAGSQDIEVLYRATGVTPGPVFDTQVAATLAGFPTQVGYAQLAKDLVDVTIDKADTFTDWSVRPLSDTQLTYAAEDVRHLIRIYALLRERLEREGRLGWLAEDFDRLADPATYEVDPHLQYLRVKRASTLDRRSLGVLREAAAWRETEAQRRDLPKRWLVSDESLVEIARRRPKSIEQLSAIRGVNERVASRQGVGLIEAIRRGEQIPEAELPRIPKRSRMPRDAQPLADLLSAVVRVRAAEHGVATTLLASRAELERFAAGEREGHPLSEGWRHTLVGAELEAILAGAVDLRIVGGHIVVVPVESVGHGER
- a CDS encoding diacylglycerol kinase family protein; protein product: MNILIVTNLRSGFGDSGLTEYVRELGAHRVEVTMRFLSEDADVEHLLRDARDYARIVAAGGDGTVSAVAYALRDTGIPVLPYPAGTANLIARNLRIPIDPVELALATIAGRTVTIDLGELTIPPSGGHIARKYGFSIAAGAGFDARIMEAAHPLKATLGEGAYIIGAIQNLNPTSSAFTLTLDGRTVETEGIAVLLMNLARIQFDLAVTHGADAQDGLFEVVVVKPMSAAGLLPAVWAALLDRLSAHPERPGLEVHTASSVEVTATPRLPLEYDGEVLEGTTPFSARVIPRAATLIVSEEAPLPRDDFGEPVLDSEASS